In Companilactobacillus allii, one genomic interval encodes:
- a CDS encoding TVP38/TMEM64 family protein: MKLWHKIFFITIGLIGFISLCFVIWINYREVIETFFTYTFDRQTLINLLRHQGKHNIILFMAVIAIGSAIPGMPIAAVAVLTGVCFGNWLGFAINVVGIFLGNLLSLYILGKFPHKIRPSRFRPVADHLKNMRHPRLGLSIGYAVPMLPTLLVNYAALEMQISLKNKAMCILIGSLPVSFLYAFGGNELLVGNTKAGVIILALILLLFGLYEIIKRDQRILKAND; this comes from the coding sequence ATGAAGCTATGGCATAAGATATTTTTCATCACAATAGGTCTGATTGGATTCATCAGTCTTTGCTTTGTCATTTGGATTAATTATCGTGAGGTTATTGAGACCTTCTTTACCTATACTTTCGACCGCCAAACATTAATCAACTTATTACGGCATCAGGGTAAACATAATATAATTCTATTCATGGCAGTAATAGCTATTGGATCAGCTATTCCCGGTATGCCAATTGCGGCAGTAGCGGTTCTAACGGGGGTCTGCTTTGGTAACTGGCTTGGATTTGCCATAAATGTAGTTGGTATTTTCCTTGGAAACTTACTATCACTATACATTTTAGGCAAATTTCCACACAAAATTAGACCAAGTCGCTTTCGTCCAGTAGCTGATCATCTCAAAAATATGCGCCATCCCCGATTAGGACTTAGTATCGGCTATGCTGTGCCAATGTTGCCAACTCTATTAGTCAATTACGCAGCACTAGAAATGCAAATATCGTTAAAAAACAAGGCTATGTGTATCTTAATTGGTTCCTTACCAGTTTCATTTCTTTACGCATTCGGTGGCAATGAATTGTTAGTGGGAAATACAAAGGCAGGCGTTATAATATTGGCTCTAATCTTATTATTATTTGGATTATACGAAATCATTAAACGAGATCAACGTATTTTGAAAGCTAATGATTAA